In Capillimicrobium parvum, a genomic segment contains:
- a CDS encoding TraR/DksA family transcriptional regulator, translated as MSASSDEPTLDLEAIRRDLEARRDVVSGRVSGLAQRPELGSAQGFGKRIGDGTVEAISRLTEIGVGRSLESGLMRTERALAKLDEGTYGICDRCGATIPAGRLRAMPDSVLCVACAATARRDAPRRR; from the coding sequence ATGTCCGCTTCCTCCGACGAGCCCACGCTGGACCTCGAGGCGATCCGCCGCGACCTGGAGGCGCGCAGGGACGTGGTGAGCGGGCGCGTCAGCGGGCTAGCACAGCGCCCCGAGCTGGGCAGCGCACAGGGGTTCGGCAAGCGGATCGGGGACGGCACGGTCGAGGCGATCAGCCGGCTGACCGAGATCGGCGTCGGCCGCTCGCTGGAGAGCGGCCTGATGCGCACCGAGCGGGCGCTGGCCAAGCTCGACGAGGGCACCTACGGGATCTGCGACCGATGCGGGGCGACGATTCCGGCGGGCCGGCTGCGGGCGATGCCCGACAGCGTGCTGTGCGTGGCGTGTGCGGCCACGGCGCGGCGCGACGCTCCTCGGCGCCGGTAG